tgttgaagttgGATGCTAGATGACGTATGCAATAAACAGAGTTCAAACCATCTTGTTCCCAACCAACTTCTTCCGATCTTAAGGCCGATAAGATACCCTTTCCTCTGTAGTGATGatgcaaatattttgttgagGGCAAACATGTTCTCGAAGTAGTTGAAAGAACCATATCAAGGCCTCCTTTGTCTCACCTTCTACAATGGCAAAGgccaatggaaaaatatttctatttccATCTTGAGCTATGGCGGTGAGCAAAGTTTCATGATATTTACCCGTTAGAAATGTACCATCAACTTGGAGAATGGGTTTACAGTATTTGAATCCTTGTATGCAAGGACCGAAAGACCAGAAAACTCTTTCCATAATATAGCAATTATTGTCGGTTTGTCCATCAATCTGCACTGGAGAACTAGTGCATTGTAAAATTGTACCTGGGTTTGCATCCTTGACGACATGCAACCACCTCAGCATGTGGTTATAAGAGTCTTCCCAGTCTCCAAACTCCATAGCAAGAGCCTTTTGTTTAGCGATCAATGCTTTTCTATATGACACAGAATATCCGAATCGAGCTTTTATATCTGCAATCAAACTCTTGATTGGAATGGATGGGTTTGTCCGGACTGAATTTGATATGGTCGCGGCAATGTGAGTACTATCAAGATTTTTATGGTCTTGAGATAGTATGGTTGAGAAACATGAATGTTGTCCGTCGATATTCTTGATTTCCCAATATTTACAGACTTTGCTATAAGCTGCCCTCAAACGCCATTGACAACCGTTGTGATATTCCACACAACGAATAACATAAATGTTGGGCTTCGATTCAACGACGGTGTATTTGTAACCGTTGGTTATGTGATAATGTTTGATTGTAGCAATAGTTTCGTCCTTTGACTGGAACTGCATACGTTCATTCAACTCTGGAATAACATGTTCAGATGATTGTGTGATGTGGTCGTCGTTGTTGTCGTCTTCAAGTATGTTGTCTAATTCATCATCGGTGCTGAactcatcaacattatctaatatCAAAGGTTGTTCGTCGATGATTtccgatgatgatgatggtggaAAGTTTCCGGATGCCATAAGGTTATAGATGTGCGGGAGAAAAAATAAGAGTGGAGTAGAATGAGAGCTGTTGGAAGTGGAGTTTGGATGTGAAGATGGATTGGTGAAAGATGCATATATATAATGAAGTTTCAAGTGTGAGCAAAGTTATTTTCTGATAAGTGGGTGTTCAGGTTTGAAGTTGGGAGTACTGGACAATATAGCAGTGTCAGATATGTATATAGGGTTGCATGCATTCTGTAAATTATAAGCTATGTATagtattacatttattttattccgTATAAAGTAATTTGTAGTTTGCTCTGATATATCATAAGCTTTTGATGACACGTTATTTGTATCTGTTATAGATGTATTGAgactaatttgttttttttgttgttaagaaataaataatggTATATTTAGAAGtatactaattttttaataatgtaaatctgaaaattaattttttttaaataggatttaaaaaaaataaaaattggaaaaagtGAAGTCGTGGAGGGGGTACACAACTTCACCTTATGAAGTCGTGTAGGGGGTACACGACTTCACCtattgaagtcgtgcaccctcCCCACAACTTCCCttttcccaatttttttttatttgcatagtttttaattatataaattaattttttactataataaaatgcttaaaaaatgaaaaatatttttacaaacttAAACACATTTCTTTTaagcaaaaaataatttgtttgcCATGTATATGGTGTTATAATAATTGTAATGATAAGACCGTAGTGTGATGATTTTTATTTGACCATGTACATATGTACTCACCTTAGGCTTTGACCATGAACATTAGGTGTGCTATTCACATGCTTTCCTATTCATTTGCATGCCTCTCTTCCCTTTGCAGGTCTGAACATTCATCCTATTCATTTGCATGCCTCCCTTCCCTTTGCAGATTTGAAGATTCCTTCATGAAGACCACTCATTTGGATTTGGAATTGTGCATCCATCTACTCAAGCACGTGAAGTTGTCCTTATATGGGCATCAATGGTTGTCCATAAATTGGTGGAGGTTACCTTACTAGCATTGCATACCCTTTCGAATTGTTTGTTCCAATAGCCAAAGGCCTCCTTTTTTCAGTTCTTTTACATCCTAGTTTCACCCAAAAAATTCGAAATGGCTTCTGCCCGTCAACTTCCCGTTAATATGTCCCTTCTACGTCTACAAGACAAACATATTGTGAAGGCAATTTGGGAAGGCAATGAACGAGTTATTTGCCCTCGAAGACATGCAATCTGGATAGCAAACCATGTTAACGAACTTGATGCAAGAATCATGAATATTCTATCGGCAGCGGGGTTTACCCATATTTTGAAAGCGTCAAATATGGAAATTAAGCACCAGCTAGTTACTGCTTTGGTTGAGAGGTGGAGAGTTGAGACTCATACTTTCCACCTCCCTCTTGGTGAAAGTACTATAACATTGGAAGACATTGCACTACAACTGTGGCTTCCTATTGAAGGTCATGCTGTCACGGGCATCAGTAGTGGTCCTCTAACATGTTTCTGTCAACAACTACTAGGTGATGTTCCTCCTGAGAACAGTGTCAAGGGCAACAAAATTAAGTTGTCTTGGCTGAATAACACTTTTCGCCAATTGCCTCATGATGCCACATATCAGGTTATTGAACAATACGCTAgagcgtatatgttgatgataatTGGCAGCATCATGATGCCAGATACATCTGCAAGCATGGTGCATTTGATGTATCTACCCCTTTTGGCGGACCTGCAGAACGTTTCACAGTATAGCTGGGCATCCGTAGTGCTTTCCTGCTTGTATCGTGCCCTTGATCATGGGACTAGGACTGACCAAGACAACATCGGAGGGTGCATGATCTTGTTACAATGCTGGGCATGGGAAAGAATAACATGTATTTCCCCACAATTACTCCAAGTCACAGAAGAAGACATTTCTTCTGGTTCAGTTTTTCCCCTGGCGAAAAGATGGTGTCGAACAACATAGTCAATATTCCATGACACGACAACTGTACAACAATTTCGTCAAAAGTTAGACGACCTATCACCTAGACAGGTATTTTTCACCTATGCACTTAATATTGgtgtatatattttgttcaaaattggcttaatttgtttttaaccAAAATCTTCATAACTTCAGTTTATATGGACACCGTACAGACGTGATCACATTTGTCAAATCATTACAGTCGAAGTGCCTCCGACTTGCCGGGCAGTTGTGCCTCTGATATGTTTCTCTATTGTAGAATACCAACAATCAGACCGTGTGATGCGTCAATTTGGATTTCGACAAAATGTTCCCCATCCACCGATGAATCTAGATGAGGAACATAAACAGGATATTAGAGGACACACAGATTGGAATTGGCAAGAACACCATCAACAGTGGATTGCATTATGGAATGACCGGCATAATCGTGTATTTAACGGTATTTCATTCCAAAAAAATGGTCACTTGCGAGATGAATCCGAGTACATGCAATGGTATATAACTCATACAATCCGCTATATTGCTCTCATAGAAGATTCAACCGACGAAGAGGTACTACAATATCCCCACCTCTTAAATTATGAAAGCGTTATTATCTTGCGATCTTCAATCAAACATTGTCTTAAGCAGTATGACATGGAGCACGAACAACAGTTCCAACCGCCATCTGCATATCGTGCATCACCACCGTATCATGATCCACAAAGGTCTGCTTCTGACCATGTTAACTATCAACATTCATGTCTGAATTCAAGGTTCGAACAACACATCCCACCGACATCAATATATCCTCAGGTAGAGACCTCTTATTTCGCCTTTCCACCATCAACACCGTTCAGTGGAGGTCCATCATCTTTTAGCGGAGGTCCTTCCAATTATTTTGGAACCTCGACAATGACTCCACCATCTTCATACCATCACGCTTCTTCATCACAAAACGTATATCGACCGACCCTTGATTTCCAATACCTTCAACAGTCCAATGAAAGTCATCCCAGTGATGAAGACCAACACATGCAGAGTCCCACactacaacaacaacaacaaaggcGAGGCCAACGACAACGACGAAGACCAACATGTGGGATTGGAGGACATAGATAAATTGCctcatcaatttatttataattatgtaatttttctatattttcttaattaatgacaaaaatttatatcataacAAACTTTTATCCTTTTCACTTATTATTGCTCATCATgtcaaaacaaatatatatatatatatatatatatatatatatatatatataaatcaattttaatatataatgcaATCAATTAATACTAAAGCAACAAAGAAATCAATTTTTGTTCCTCCACAcactagtaatcgattacagatcatactgtaatcgattaccagataGACCCTCTAAGGGATTACAGGCTTttgctgtaatcgattaccagccaAACCCTACCCTAtaaattcaactttttctctctcctcacgAACACACACCATTTCCACACCAGTTGCAACGCCTCCACATGGTTTCCCCTCCTCTCCAACCTCAAAAATTCAAGTCCTATTCCACAAATTTCACTTCTAAACACCATTTTTCAACTCTCCTTTCAATTCTCTTCAATTTGCATCGATTGGAATCTGAAATGGCGGAATCTTCAAAGAGGCAAAGAGTTAGGGGCTCATCTTCTACAGTTGGGGGACGTCGCCGCCGTCAACCTTCACCCCCAGAAAGCTCACCCTCACCCTCACCACCACCGTCACCGACTGCTCTACACCAAAATCTTCAGTTTTCCACTCCTGCACTAGCTGAAAGGTATTTCTCGTTATATAAAGACCGTCAAATCATTGAGCCAAAATACCTAGATGACCAATATTTCGAAAGTCaaggttttgaattttttggcaTGCTCAAAAATATGGAATTGGATGATTTTGTCTGCGATGTTGTGCGTTATTATCCTGATTTGGTGCGTGTGTTTTATAGTAACCTCAAATTTTCTGATAATGGAACAATGAAAACTAAGGTCAACAATGTGAAAATGATTATAAAACCCAGCAATTTTTGCTTCCATAGCCAACCTTCCCTCTGTTGGGTTGAACTTTGAGGGTAAATTATTTGAGGATTGGGCAAATGAATACAATATAAACGTTGCCAGACAATTAATTTGTTTGCCACACAATCCTCTTGCGAGTAGAATTCTAGCCGGCAATATGACAGCTGAGGCTAGAGTATTACATTATGTTATATGTCGTGTTTTGTTTCCCTGAGTTTCTAACTTTGCACAGGCAACCGAGGAAGATCTTCTGATAATGTGGACAATAATGACGGCAAAGCAGATAAACTGGACCCATCTCATCCGACATAGGATGAAGAAAGCTTTGAGGCCAGGTGCTCCTTTACCATATCCAACTTTGGTCACCTGGATCCTAGAACATTTTCAAGTTCAATTGGAGGATCACATATGTGTCCCACCTAGTAGGCATAGCATAATATCAGGAGGAGTGATCCAGTCATTTGGATTGACCAGAAATGCTGACAACAGATGGGTTCACAGAAATTCTCCTCCTCCACATCAACATCAAAATCAACCACCTCCTCAACtacaaccaccaccaccactagtTCAACAACAAACTAGTTCATTTGATGACGTCATGAGGGGGATAAACGATCTCCGAACATTTGTTGGGGACAGCTTCAATACACTCAATGAAAGCATGAATGCAGGATTTGAACAATTGGAGCTGAACATGGGTGACCGCTTTGATACTATTGATACTCGAGTTGAGCATGTGGAGCACGACATTGACTATCTGCGTCGCTATTTTGGTCCACACGGTGGATCATCCCTAGATGCCTTTCAATGTGTAGTGtcgttttcttttaatttaagcTTCTTCCTTTTGTAAtgcatttttaattcaataaaatactactaatttcatttatgattttgtCTTATGATTTTGTCTTATGATTTACATCAAATCAATTACTCTTCCTATACATAACAATACATCACAATGTAATCAACAACAATGTGTGCTTACAAAATAACTTCGATTACACATAATTAACTTCTAAATATGCTTTACAACACAATACAAATTTTCtaaaaccaaccaaaacacactggtaatcgattacaacaagcttgtaatcgcttaccaggGTGGTTGTTGCACATTTAaaacactggtaatcgattacagaagtgtcgtaatcgattaccaaaagCATTTTTGCCTACTAAactgaagtcgtgcaggggggttACGATTTCAACAACGTGTAATTGATTACCACaatcttgtaatcgattacagaaccCATAAGTCGTTTtgggggtgcacgacttcaccaCTGGTCAAATgtacagtgtgaagtcgtgcagggggcacgacttcttcatttgaagtcgttttggccccccacgacttccgcattttgatattttgaattgaatttgcCTATTCTCGTAATATATGATGTCTTTTTGCCTATTTTGGTAACAAAGCCAACAAACCCTATTCATCATACGAACAACAAGAAAACAAAGGTAAGTTTTCTCATACCTTGGCCAATACTAGGGCTTTATCTACAACCCAAAACACCACAAATCTTCCtttgaaataaagttttttgCAGCTCCTTTTCTTCTATCCCATAAAATGTCCTTATTTCCTATCTCCctctcttttctctcctttcACTAGGGTTCTAGGGTTTTCATACAAACTCTCCTTTTTCCCCTATTCTTTCTTCCACTACCTTTATAAATCTATTCCTAATCCTAATAACCATCCAATCATATCTCCTATTCAAATATCCCAActgatttttaaatataaatctatcttaaatcttttcttcttcactttcacGTTTCCCctatcatatttcatattacaatattttacatgCATTCTTTACTTTCTACAcccttatttaatttctacaccaaTTAATAAAGGGTAAAAGACCAATTACTTACCTCCCACACAAGAACTCACCACCAGCTCGGCAACACTTCACCGGAAACCCTACACACAATGAATCTTAGCTGCCCACAACACATGTAAGCTGCACAGGCGTGCGTCTCAACAAAGGAAAAGCTTcacataaaatacaaaaattaaattaaaataaatgatgagGTACAAGAAGAAATTGATGAGTGCAGAAAGCAATTGTTCCCATATAAAAACAAccaatatattcaaataaactATTAACTCTTGTTACCTTAATTCAATCATCTCTATTAGCAAACACTTTCTCAATCCAAATAAACTTTCATAGTCAAACCTTACATGGGCACTACTTCTTTAAAAAAACCACTAGAAAAACTCTTGAtataaattaattcttttactaaaaacttcactataattgataaaaaaaaatatgtcgTAACAAAAATGGAGAATTTAATCTAAAAACACTAAAATGGCGAAAATATTCTTTAAACGTACAGAAAGATAGAGAATATAAGTTTGTGTGGggtaaacttttaaataaaataaaaaataaatacttattcTATAGTATCTTTCAATAATAGAGATAATTGTctttaatgaaaatttgaacCTACGTTGATCTTATTCTTTATTGAGTTTTCATCGACATGGGatgaaaatacaataataattttattgtaatttaataaCTGGCTTTATAACACAGTTTTCAAccaatataatttaaaacagaATAGATTTTAATACGGTGCacaatatatatagataatttAGAAATGAATGCACGTAACTAATATTTCATGGTCCTAAAATTTCATCCTGcatgtataaatatatgtttggtTGTCCCTTCCTTGGAGGCAAGAGAAGTTTTAGTGTGAAATGTCTCCATGGAATTTCGAAGAGCATGcagtttatattttgttttaaaaggtTGGTATTTAAGAAGTTGCAATGGTGAGGATAAGaagattaaaattgtataaaataaaaagaatatttggATTAAAATAAAAGGGACCACAGCATTTAGAATCGATGATGATTGGTTTGTAAAAGGCGGAAAAGAGTAGGAAGGTGTGAGTGGtgggaaaaaagaaaagaaaggaaataaaaattatgataatgtGCAGGTGAGGGAAGAGAGAGGGCCCGCAGAACCCTAACCTATGTGTCGTGATAAAGATTGATAAAGCTtcataaaaacacaaaaaaaataaataagcgCCAAATCTGATTCATGCAAACACCACCACACACAATGAGCACCCCTAACCAGTCTTCCAGGAAGCCCAAACGACCTCACAAAAAGTCCCTCTCCCTCCCCGCGCGTAACGGAGTCACCGCTCCGGATGATGGCGGAGAAAGGACCGTTAGGAATCTCCGTTTGTCCAAGGCCCTCACCATCCCTGACGGAACCACCGTCTCCGATGCCTGCAGACGCATGGCCGCTCGACGCATCGACGCCGTTTTGCTCACCGATTCCAATGCTCTTCTTTCCGGAATTATCACTGACAAGGTTACCATATAATTTCAcgccatttttttttttgcactaAATGTTCTTTCCTCTCGTTCACGTTTCTGCGTGTCGTTTTCAGGACGTTGCCATTAGAGTCGTCGCCGAGGGGATGAAACCGGAGGAGACAACGGTCTCCAAGGTCATGACTCGGAATCCCGTCTTCGTCACGTCTGATACCCTTGCCATTGAAGCGCTTCAGAAGATGATTCAGGGTTAGCTTCGAAAATTTCCTCTGTCAATCTCCAACTACtggttaaatattttataatatttgatgcatttttcaCAGATATTCCAGTTGCCTGCGTTTTTTTTTCTGCGCAGAGGATTATCGTTGTTGAACGTTATGTTAGTTAAGggatattagtttttattttttacgttACATAATCGCAGCTTGTGGGCCCCTCTGTATAGAAACATGTCTACTCCATTCTAAAGTTAATTGAAAAGTTAATTGAATTTGGAGGAAAGCACTTTCAGAGTTGGGCCATAACTTTATTGCCTTTTACTACTGCCTCCATTTTATCGTCAGAACTCTTTACTAATTCTGAAAGGTTAAGaaaattagtaatttaatttatagtattgaccattttttaaattcattttttatgacAACATTTAGTTGTTGCAGTGTTGTCTAATTAGATTTAGAGTTATCTGTATATTAGGAATTTCGTTAAGTTGTAGCGCTTATTTCCGAAGTGAAGCTTTAATTTTGATTGGAGAACAGTGTTAACGAAGTATCATAAATATTGCatctatgttttcttttttccttttttatataatgcGCAACGCTAGTGAAACACTTGCAATTAATATATTCTTCAATTACTCATTGAGTTAAAAGTCGGGTTAATTctgtaaaaaaataatgaagttaAAAGATggttttaagatattttagattaattCTCTGCAAAAGTACCCAGCACTCCTTTaccaattgtttcattttttgtttgtttgtccTTCTTAAGTGATtcccaattttatttttattttttggcgCTGAATGGCTTTCAACATTGTTATCTTGTAATCATGGTCGCCTTGTGTTGGTTGCCCTTTGTAGAGTTTTTGTggcttttttgttttattttattttattttatttttacccGTTACGTTTTCTTCTTTAATTAGTTGATTATTCTAGAATCAGGCAAGTAATTTTAATAGATTCTCTGTGTGTGTATATATCTAGTTTAATGGACTCATACAGTGGCTAGAAAGTATTTGAGAGAAATATAATTTGACTGTTTTACCGATAGGTAAATTCAGACACCTCCCAGTTGTGGAAAATGGTGAAGTCATTGCCATGCTGGATATCACCAAGTGTCTTTACGATGCCATATCTAGGGTGGAAAAAGCTACTCAACAAGGGACTGCCGTTGCTGCAGCAGTTGAGGGAATGGAACTCCGACTGCCTGGTCAATTGTCTGGTTGGTTAACAGTTGTACTTTtacatacatttttatttatgatgcTTACATAAACTCGAGTTGCTTTTTCTTGCATCTGGTACATCTATATTAATCTTTATTACAGCCATGGTCGAacataagtttaaattttaagaaaaaatatggtTTTGGTCCGTCTAAaattttgactttaattttaatcCTTATAAACTTTTTGTTTTAGTCCCTTTAATTTTGAAATGCACCACcacttttagtttttttcaaTGGCTTACATAATGTTTTGTTGAGAGACAAAAAGTGGTTTAGATTACATTTAAGAAGAATCACAAAATCTggaaaaaaagatattttagaggaatcaaaacatattttatgcTGGCTTACTCTTGAACTGACTTGGCTGTTAAAAAGAAGTTAAAGCATTGTTGTCTCTCTGGCAGAAAATAAGGCACAAAGGAACTGGAAATCGAAAAAAGTATTAGTTAATGACTCGTGTATTATTTGTTACTAAAACGAAAATATAGTTGTCGTCAGAGAAACTATTTTTTCCCGTAATTCCTCCactgtatataaaaaatttcgAATATTTTTATGGACCAAGTGTAGGAGTTGTTTGTTTATGCATACATACTTCAATGACATACTTCAGATGTTAATTTGGAAAGTATTCTCCGTGAAGTTTGGGGAAGGTTGGTAAATGGAAGACAAGATACTATCAAGAGAAAGACATTAAAACTTGCAAGTTCTGCTTTCTAAATTCTTGGGCAGCTCACAGTAATATTTGGGAGTGTTGAAAATTGCCATGTATTCTCTTCATGTTTTAATGATGCTAATTTTCTGTTTCAATTGTCAATGTTTTTGTCAGTTCCAAATACTTTTATTGAAACATTGAGGGAGCGCGTGTTCAAACCTTCCCTGACAACTATAGTTGGCGAAAATACAAAGTAATTTCACATCatattttcttgttcttttacATGTTGCCAAATGACTCTTTTATAATTAGATATGATAGTTTTACAACATTCTGTAGCTTTATGTGTTTCTAGGGTTGCTATTGCATCGGTATCAGATTCGGTCTATGTAGCAGCAAAAAGGATGCGGGAGTTGCAAGTAAATTCAGCTGTGATTGTGATGGAAGATAAGATTCATGGGATACTTACGTAAAATCTTTTTCCTTAGGCTTTAGTCTCTCTCCTCTTATAAATACATGATAGCAAATAACATTCGAACCTGCACCTTGTTTATAAAAGCAATGTTCTTGATTGATATTTATCAAATGGACAttggaaaattttgttttatgcaCAGTATATTGTCCTGTGAATCTGTTCTGCAGTTCAAAAGACATCCTTCTGCGGGTCGTGGCTCAAAATCTTTCTCCTGAGGCGACTCCTGTGGAAAAGgttgttattttatattcttataagTAACTATCTGGAAAGTGGTTTATTCTGAGATGTCGTTTCATCTGCCTGGTGCTTATATTTGCTAGGTATTCtgaaataatttgattttctttattctttcactttgttacttaattttttgttaGGTGATGTCTCCAAACCCAGAATATGCATCTCCAGAAACAACAATTCTGGACGCACTGCATATGATGCATAATGGAAAGTACTTACATATTCCTGTGGTGGACAAAGGTTAGCTTTGCCTTAATTGCCTACGTACTTCCTAATGTAATTGTGctaagtattatttatttttcacttgCAGATGGAATTGTTACTGCTTGTTTGGATGTTTTGCAGATAACTCATGCTGCAATTTCTCTGGTAAATTTCATGTTTGAGTCTCAAAATACATGATAAACTAAGCTATTTAATGGATATTTTGAAGACAAATGTTCAGGTTATCCAGTGTGTCGTGTGTCTGGGACTCTGCTTCCGTTGATAACTGATGCTGCAtgataatgatttttataataattggaCCATCACTAATAttgaacaaaaaataatataatcttcATTCTTGAATATTATGAATTAAGAAGCATGTACATTACTAACATTTGGTACTATTAAAAGGATTATAGTGTCTTGTTTATGAGTTGTGTACTTTGTAGGTTGAAAGTAGTCCCGGAGCATCTAATGATGCGTCAAACACAGTTATGCAAAAATTTTGGGACTCAGCATTTTCTCTAGAGCCGCCTGAAGATTTTGACACCCATAGGTAGGTACCTGTGTTAAATTTATTCTGTTTTCtatatatgttgttttgttCTGTAAATAAGCATACAATGTCTGATTGCAGTGAAAACTCTGCACCGGTGACTTTGGACGGGGCAGATACCACAAAGTCTACATATCAGTCTGTAGGTTTTGGAAATTCATTTGCTTTTAAATTTGAGCATCCCAATGGCAATGTGCGTCGATTCTACTGTGGTAAGTGACATCTTGGGGAAAGCTTAGCATGAACTTTAATTTACTGATCTGCGTACTTTTGCTGTGGCTGTGGACTTCCTGAACATAAGCCTGGATTTACTATTTTTAGAAGTTGCAAGTATTTGCTGCTGTCTTTTTTATAGGTGCTGAACATGTAGACGAGCTTGTATCTGCTGTCATGCAAATAATTGGGGATTTTAATGACGGAGAACGCCCTAAAATTCTGGTATGTTTTATTCTAAGATTAGTTTAGTCTGCCTTTTGGTCGTactaaatgtaaatattatgaTATGGTGTCGGGTTTTACTTCTCTTCCAGTATaaggatgatgaagatgatgatattaTTCTTGAGACTGATAACGATCTTGCGGCTGCTGTCAGCTATGCTAGGTCTGCAGGACTGAAGGTGAAGTTGTCTTCTTTTGTTTGTCTTTTCATTTGACAATGTGGCCTTTCCATGGATCTGTTCTAATGTCTTTGATGCATGCTTACACTAAGCATCTTTTTTACTTCAGGCATTAAAATTGGATTTGGTGTTTGCCACTTCGcccaaaacaacaaaagtacCATCTGATACAGCC
This Vigna angularis cultivar LongXiaoDou No.4 chromosome 4, ASM1680809v1, whole genome shotgun sequence DNA region includes the following protein-coding sequences:
- the LOC108330391 gene encoding protein MAIN-LIKE 1-like, with protein sequence MASARQLPVNMSLLRLQDKHIVKAIWEGNERVICPRRHAIWIANHVNELDARIMNILSAAGFTHILKASNMEIKHQLVTALVERWRVETHTFHLPLGESTITLEDIALQLWLPIEGHAVTGISSGPLTCFCQQLLGDVPPENSVKGNKIKLSWLNNTFRQLPHDATYQVIEQYARAYMLMIIGSIMMPDTSASMVHLMYLPLLADLQNVSQYSWASVVLSCLYRALDHGTRTDQDNIGGCMILLQCWAWERITCISPQLLQVTEEDISSGSVFPLAKRWCRTT
- the LOC108330048 gene encoding CBS domain-containing protein CBSCBSPB3; amino-acid sequence: MQTPPHTMSTPNQSSRKPKRPHKKSLSLPARNGVTAPDDGGERTVRNLRLSKALTIPDGTTVSDACRRMAARRIDAVLLTDSNALLSGIITDKDVAIRVVAEGMKPEETTVSKVMTRNPVFVTSDTLAIEALQKMIQGKFRHLPVVENGEVIAMLDITKCLYDAISRVEKATQQGTAVAAAVEGMELRLPGQLSVPNTFIETLRERVFKPSLTTIVGENTKVAIASVSDSVYVAAKRMRELQVNSAVIVMEDKIHGILTSKDILLRVVAQNLSPEATPVEKVMSPNPEYASPETTILDALHMMHNGKYLHIPVVDKDGIVTACLDVLQITHAAISLVESSPGASNDASNTVMQKFWDSAFSLEPPEDFDTHSENSAPVTLDGADTTKSTYQSVGFGNSFAFKFEHPNGNVRRFYCGAEHVDELVSAVMQIIGDFNDGERPKILYKDDEDDDIILETDNDLAAAVSYARSAGLKALKLDLVFATSPKTTKVPSDTANIQKTSTLTLRSGIFAGVIILASVSVLVYLKRSKQ